The nucleotide window ACAGTTTATTATCTATTATATTAAGAAAAGGGCACTAGTGGTTGGTAAAAAGAAAGGAGTGGTAACTCTTGACCGATTCTGTGTTAAGGACTGGTAACAGATACTGGAGACTAGCTCCTAAGAAGGTGAAGAATAATAGTCTGAatttacagaaagaaaacaagaaatgcaatatgtaaaaattgaaatagaaaCACAATAACAATGGGGTCCCAGACACCAGGACTCTCCCACTAACCAACCCCTACTATTTATTCTCTCATTAGCCTCACCTTCCTAGATGCTTCTCCATCCTTTTGGTGTCTCCTCTTCATACTCTGGTGCTTGCATTTCTCTTGGTGCTCATGCAATTTGGCTCTTGTACAATGTCTAAGCAGTAAGCAGATATgtttctttctatttctatttttttggtacaaatTGGGAGACTTGGTTGCTCTTCGTTGTTTTGGGAAATTATGGAAGCTTGCATAATATTACACGTCATAATTCCTTGTCTGAGTTAAAGTTTTGAAAGGAAATCTAATATTCCATATGGATTGTGCCATAAGCTACATAGGTTAATATAGTGCCAAAGATTTTATTCTCACTGTTACCAACTAACATTTGTTCTTCTTTAGGTGCAAGTTCCGTTTCTGGATTTTTCGCAGCAGCTTGCAGTTTGCCATTTGACTATGTGAAGACCCAGATCCAGAAGATGCAACCTGATGCTGATGGAAAATATCCATACACTGGCTCTGTTGATTGTGCTGTCAAAACCTTCAAAGCAGGTGGACCGTTCAAATTTTACACTGGATTCCCTGTCTATTGTGTTAGGATTGCTCCTCATGTCATGGTATTATTCTATAATGATTCCTTtgcttttgtttctttgaattAATGTTACATTCAAGGGGTTTATTAAGTTTATGTTCTGATATATGATTGTATTAATTGCTTATGCAGATGACATGGATTTTCCTCAACCAGGTTCAGAAATTGCAGAAATCCTACGGGTTGTAGTTCCCCGTGGTAATTTGAACATTTTGTGTTGAATTCAAGCTTTGAGCATATTGAATAATTTGTTGGGTGTAGTTCCCTTTTTGGCAGCTAAACACCAATGGAGCTGatcatttttaagtttaattaatcATGCGACTGAAGCAGGAATTTGCATACAAACATTGTATTAGTGATATAATATAGAATTGGATGCGGCTGGAGCAGAATAGTATAATTCCATTTTAGCATGGATGTCATTGAGAAACTTGTGGAGATGTCCAAAACTAGAATAAGTAATCCTATCTCAGACAGCATTCCGACATCAAGTTTTGTAATTTCTTTCCATATGTGGGAAGTATTTTTTTCAACCATATTATTTCTTATTGAGCAGTGATACACGTACCCCACCCAACACCTGAAATATTAAACGGGTGtagttgaaataataaaataatatatttaaagggGTGGCTAATTGAGGTATAAACACTGTTTGGGTGTTTGGGTGTTTGtgtaacttttttctttattatttgtttcaagtttttcctttgattggtaTTATGTTGTTGGTGTCTTGTTAAATCTAATGGTTAAGGTAAAAATAAGTACAAAGttttattaaatatcaaatttgaaaGTGCACTGGAAATTAGTGGAAGACGGAAGTACAGCAACAATAAGCGTTGAATTTGGTTAAAGATCAAACTATGAATTCGTTGGGATTTTcttgataattttttcaatgttatttttggtcttttatctttattttaaaaggtTAAAAGTTCATGTCTATTCTTTTAATTGCTGCTTGTGATTTTTCTTGCATGTTAGCTGGATAGAtagtcacttttttttctttctttcaaggtgttatattaatatctatttgtatataattattttgtattaccttatatatagagagagagttGTACATTTACCGGCTGAATTCGTCAATCCATTCTAATGGTtatgatgttaacaaaaatataaaataaaaaaaaagaaatattttattttcttgctaaATTTATAACATgacttaatagatttttttttttataaatcacaactattttgtataaaaaataatcttgtttAGTTAAGTACAATCATATTTAGGAATGATGATTCGAAATTCAAGTATAATGGTTAAGTTGAAATAAACCTTGTTAGTTGATAAcaccaccttttttttttcaaaaaaaaaaccaagagaaaTATAGagcctattttaatttaataattataagaaaaaatagaaagaaaattttaacacCACTTATCATGCGTATGAAAAGATCTGTACGCGTGCCATATTTTGGTTCACTTGTTCCACAAGAATAATGTGGGAATCacatatcataattttttttattgttacaaatatgaaatattcataacttattttgttaataattatttttttatctactaTATTTAAATTCAAGAGGAAACAATTTAAATACAGTTTTACTCAAATCAACGCACCAAATGTTATCATTATAAAGTTTCTTGATtagattattaaataaattaataggaATAAAAGATGTTTTCTAAAATATggaaaagacaatttttttttgtgtgtgttgggGGAGGGGGAGGATGGGAATAATCATATattcttgatttaaaaaatattttatcctctAACTATAGTAAAAAGATaattctaatttatttaaatcccaataatagaaataatacgtgtagtgaaaataataaacatagatGTACAATAACttaattataatgaaaatatggttaataattatttttaagttttgaaaatgCAATACATGCGTACTAAAAAATTGTCATATTAATATTTGTGGTAGAAGAGACTTCGTCAACTATATCAACTAGTATtttcacatatatatttttaacgcATGATATTCTCAgcagatttcttttcaaaatatgtGCAAGGAAGTCGCAAACACGGCAACGccctttgatttatttattaataattaatcattaGCTTCTAAACTTCAATTTTTGAGCTTgttacttaaaaatatatatcatgctGTCGTAGCTAGCTTCGTAGTCAGCTTCTATGAAAATAACACCTACGACgaaactcaaaaaataaaaaataaaaagatcacGCTGTGCCATTTTGAAGTTGCAAAAAGTTAAAATTGTAGTATTTCAATCAAATTCATACGTGATAAGGTTccattaaaatgttaaaatggCGTTCATGCTAATTTGTTACAATCATCCAATCATAATTGATGACACATATAGTACGTAAGTGAAAATAAAGTGATagtaacacacacacatatatatatatatgtgtgtgtctttttctttttggtgacTAGTGACACATATATTTTGCCGTCCATAGCTTTTCTCTATACCCTACTGCGGTATAAAAGGTTTGTTTCTATCAACGGCTCCTCCCAATTTCTGAGCATTTGCTGTGCAATTTCCAATTTGTCTACACTTTCAAGTTTTTGTTTATGAGCAACAAAttatgaaaagagaaagaaaatccaTCCCCTGGGGACTACGCGTGAAAATAAGtatatttatattcttaattatgTTGCATTTCTCAATCTTGCTGGTTTTCGtgactatatatataatacgcAAACAATATAAAGATTCATCAATCTTGCCACCAACAAATAGGACATATAATCTTGCTGTCTTTCATCCTTATAGCTAGAAGCTCATTGCAATCTTTAGGAAATAATGACGGTTAGAATTTAGAAAcactattttgttattttgccaCTGCTCTTGAATTATGTCTCTCTTGTTATTATCTTTTGCACATCATCATGCACACATAactacaatttcatttttattttcattaccaAGGTGTAAATAGGTTCTATATCTTCCTTGATTATAAGGGACCGtatgttaacatttattttaaatcttttaattaaaagacaTGCTTAAGaaattgtaataattatataaattaaaaaaatcttaaagaaAAAGGCATTTAAGTACTTTTATAAGAAGTTAAAAGTAACAACTtctgaaaatgttaaaaaaagtcCTTAATTACACAAGCATACTCTTGATTGATATTCAACTTTATCAATTTGAAATAAGAGGTTAATTACGTGCATGCATTGTACATATATTCAACTACAGGTGACCtttgtattaataataattcatatggtttatttatgtttaactattcttcatttttcttttcttgtgttTTACAGATAGTAGAGATGTGTGTGCACATGGACTGTCCAGGTTGCGAGACCAAGATAAAGAAAGCTCTCAAAAAATTACGTGGTACATAAAAGCCTTAACTTTGTGTGCAATTGTTTTtatcaaaatcatataattatatacGTGTTTAGTAATAATTGTGCTAAAACGGAATAGAAGATCATATATACAAgttctattttatatttgataaactttaaaaataaaacaaaacaaaacgtaaaattaaaaaccaatacATTTCCATTCTActgaaagagggtgaaaccaaAATTAGCAGATCATATCATATCAATCGCTATAtcagatttaatttatttcgcATTGACAACATAATGTCATTGAGCATACTTGAcatttttttccctctcttttTGCTCCTTTAATATAGAAAGAAAGGTATAATTAGACCCTATTTGTGTgtgtattaaaatttaaattaattatgtattcaATCTTGCACATATATAGCTAGCGTTTGCTCAacgatttattaattttgacatTATGGAAGAGTACTAATATTGTGTGATTTAAATGTGAAGCTTTgaggaataaaaatatttatagttgaaaagaaactaatataaaatatattgcatATACCTATTATTGaatgaattttctaaaatttggtgtataaataaacaaaagtaTAACTGTTTACatataattcaagagttcaatGGACCCAATTCGTTTTTTcctgtgaaaaaaattataaaatagtgtGTATGCAAGTTTTATGTTAGTGCTCTTCAAACATTTATCGTTGTAGTGTGCCAAGTTCAAATTCATACCTATTGGTTTTAAACGAATTGTATCATCAGGAGTTGATGATGTTGATATAGACATGAGGATGCAAAAGGTAACTGTGATGGGTTGGGCAGACCAAAAGAAGGTATTGAAAACAGTGAGGAAGACTGGTAGGAGGGCAGAACTGTGGCCATATCCATACAACCCAGAATACCATGCCTTGGCTCGCCATTACGGCAATGGTAATTACTTTGCTTCTGCCAAGCCCTCCTCTTCTTACAATTATTACAAGCATGGCTATAGTTATGGTGAAGACTTTGGCTACTACCACAAGCCAATTGGTGCAGCAATTATTGATGAGAAGGCCATGTCCATGTTCAGTGATGACAACCCTCATGCTTGCTCTATAATGTGAAGCACAGTGATTTATCGCATGAACTTCTTGACTGTTTCTTGTCAATAAATGTGGGCTACTTGGAAAGTTGTATTATGTATTGGCAATACCATAATAAATATCCCTtgcacatttatatatatagatacttGTCGTGGAAATTGAGTAGGGAAAAATACCTAACCACGGTTCATTCTTGTAGAAATGTGATTTGAATTTTTGCTAGACAGTTATATTCAGTATTTGATCATATCTCGTAGAGTTGATTGATTTAGGTCCCATGTCACAATACATCTCAATAAGTTAACACCTTCCGATATCATGAGCTACTCACTTGGGGATTACAGTTCTAGACTTTTATCCTAGCTAGGTTTCCCAATTAGAGCTTAATTGCATGAAAAGCCGATATATCCTTGcaacaaaattaacaatataGCTTCTATATCAAGTATGgtattattcaaataatttttattatccaCCAAAAGATAAATGTATTTATCTTGAAGAAGTATCACATTATCTAAACCTAccttatatataaatagaagCCTATAGAGTTTTACACTTTAGGTTGCTAGGCCTAATCCTTAACCACCTTATCTAAGATTTTAAGTTAACTTAAAATCTTAGATAAGGTGGTTAgggattttaaaaacatttggtTACCTCTGAGATTACGGAGTCAAGAGATGACTGTTGGTATAGTGTGCAAACTCAGGCCACACCACTTCGACAGTGACATGCACGTCAGTAGCTACAGCAAGAGGGAGGTCAACACCACACACGCATGACGGACGACGGGATGTGAGACACAAACCGATAGGCAAGACGCTCAACAAAAAAGAAGCTTTTCGGGCACGCGCGTTTCAGTGGCTAGGGCTTATGTATAAATTCAGTCAACGAAGACGATCATCAACAAGACCGTCGTTGTCTTCGTTCGATGTTATTATAAAATTGCCACTATgtgacattctaagacagttctttAGGACTGTCTTAGTTTCTacgacataaaaaataataataattgcgttaattacaaaaatgttacCGTGTGACATTCTAAGGCGATTCAAaggaatcgtcttagaatgtgtgtcatagaaacaaacttttttagtagtgttgaACATTGGAGTCCTTACAAGTGGTCTCTTTTCCTGCCAACTCGATTAGGTATTTGGACATTGAAGCATACATAATTAACTAGAAAACCACCCAGGAGGCTTGTGGAAAACACATATGGTGACTTTTTTCGACCATTTAGGATCATATATAAGGGTTCActgattgattaaaaaaagagtttaaaaCTAAGTTTAGACTTAATTGGTAACAATGTGATACAAGCAACTAGTAGCTAGCTTTGGCCTTTAAACATATGATAAACATATGATAAAGGTTTGGTTTCTAAATAAAGTAATATTTGTGGGAAAAAAGTTACTTTTTAActagtgttttattttttttaagaattagtcTTATAACTTTCAAATATGATAATACcttacttaaaaaaaacaagaaatttaagagagaaataaGCCATGCATAATgcattaattaataacaaaggGAATTATTTGTGGTGGAGAGGAGGCAGGTTGATCGCTTGTAGTCTACCGAGACTTTTGCAATTGGGTTTGGGTAAATAACTAAGagaaagattaaaaacatactcttttattagttgaaatttattaaaaataataaaattccatggatcttatattatatttaatgatattttcttttaattttatagtttttaataaattttgatcaattaaaaaaatatatttaaaaaaatgtgttaaaaaatatattcctaATACTTCTAGATGACTAAATATTCTCTAACTTCTTACCATAAAAGGAGttttaaacatgaaaatacaactTCTTTTTCCACCTAATTCACACAACATCAACTAATACCTtccattttcttccttttactTTTTCATGAAAATCATTGCCCCACAAGCCACAGTCCCCACTTGTGGAAGTTCAACAAACCCTCATTTTAAAACTCCATTGCGTAGGTGTAGTGTGCTTGCGGAGACTGAAAAAAGAAGTGAAGTGACCGACTGAGTATTATACGTAGAAAACTTGTCAAGTTCTATTGCGTTGACCGAATATTGGGGAGTGCTAGAAGAGAATACTCATTTGTTTGAAGAATAACGTGATTTCAAGATCACCACTTAATTCTCAATGAAATAATTCGTGCTTTCAATgtgaatattttagaaataaatatatttagtaatgatttaatcaaataaaactgAAATGCTAAGTTATAAAGGTCCATATATGAGATTCACTTCTAAATTATTAttcctctaaaaaaacaaattattactacttaattttttttatgttacaagacatataaaatatagtcatttaatatcaatttgaaaatttacttttttattattttatattaacttattaccatatatatatatatatatatatatatatatatatatatatatatatatatcattactttTTTGACACAATATATATCACTTTTATCTAGTGCATATAAGCTATTATAAGAACTATTAATTCAGTATATCTTTTTAATAATCAACCCTTTCTTTTGTGGGTGATCTATTGGTTGTTGAAGCGAATTATTAAAAAAGGTTCCCATAGTGGATTTCTTGCATCTTACACTTGATAGGTAAAGTTTGATTAATTTTCAGTCTTTTATCCTAAAAGCATTGTTGGCACATAATAAAGGCTTTGTTTTTTGCTGACTAACGCCTGAAAAGACATCAAATTCTTAGGGGAAAGAAGTTGCTTCGTCAATCATCAGTTTGTTAACAAAGATAGTCAAGGTTGAAACTTTCAAAGGCTTTTCTAGTGACATTAATGGGCACAAAAAATATTACTCACAAAAACATTCATTGTCATATAAAAAttggtgaaagaaaaagaaagaatagataaaagaaaaagtacaTTAACCGTAAATTGTATACTACTCTCAtctaataagtttattttaatgtattcacaataaaaaaatattttataccgaaatatttgtttttgttcacatagaattcaacaaaaataaatgtaataaaatctaacaaaaaaattaaattttgatttatattattagttctAAAATTGATTAACTCAATTTAGTTATTTCTTTCTATTCTTATAAATCCTTCAagtcataaatcataaaatctcCTATGACTAAAAAAttctatagaattttttttataaaaaaaactgttcAAGAAAGATAcagatagaaaaagagaaaaaaaaagatactgaGGGTAAAAATATCCACTAAAAAAATACCACCAAATAAAACTATTCCCTTTATAATAgttataataatgataataactgTTTTCTTTAAGCAATATCATAATTACTGTTATTAGCCAAACTTTTAAGTTTCATCATATTACATGAGATGTTaccaatatatattatcattatttgtaaaacatttttttagaaattttttccaatatatgtttatttaaagaagagaattaagaataaataaaaagaagagaattaataacactgtttttttttttataacatactcttttttattactttaaaatgaaaatctccaaaattataagagaaatttattgaattaagAGTAATTAAGacttataatttttcaatttttaatgaattttaattaataataaaaatataccattaaaaagaagaaattagtgGCATTTCTTTATCTAAATATATTGTAGTAGTttgataaggaaaaaaaatagcagAATTCATTTTATGTAAGTTACAAATGTTGTAGTTTATGGATGTATATAGAGTGCGATAAATCAgtgttattattaaatttataagattattttatatttcaagttataaagttaaaaataaatttaacaataacttatattttatgagaaaaatttaacattaaattataaattttatcggtttaaaaattaatttatcaataaatgaCTGACTAGTATATCTACTTGTTTTGCATATTATGAGAATAGTAAATATGAATTTTACATCTTTTGGACCTCACACCTTTAGGGaacaatttgattatttacaaaaagaaaaaaaagaggccAAAGCAAAGGAAACCCCACTGGTGAGTGGTGAGTGGTGAGTGGTGATTTTGTATGTCTGCTTCCGTTGCGTTGCGTGTCGTTTACATGAATCACAAATTAACAGATGGCTTGTTCCCACCTGCGAATCCATTGCCCATTCCGAGTTCTGAGtgccttcaaatattatcaTACATCAGACATATGGCCACGCCACCCTTCATTCACGCGCGCTGTGCCTACTCGCCTAGAATTTCCAATCGCAACAGCAAGGGAGCCTCACAACAACCCCATTTAGCTTCTTCCTCCTCACCCTCCACTTTTACTTTCTCTATCTCttctggtaattttttttttattttaattccctaatcttccatttttttaaaaccgatTTCATTGTGGATTTGTTATTGCCCGAATTTACGTTTCTCATAATTAAGAtcgtttttgtttcattggccAATTGTACATCGAGCtttgattatttcaattttcgTTACTATCATTTTACTCTTCGCCTTCTGTTCTTGTGTGCACGAGAGGTTGGTTTACACGTGGGAGAGCAGTGAGGGTCCACCCCTGTGTAGacacaaggaaaaataaaaaagaaaaatactgcTTAGGACTAGTGTTAATACTGAAAATCCTTCTTAGGctattgcttcctgcacctccaAGTTGCTTCTTTTCACCCTTTCCGCAATGTTTTTTACCTTTCGGATTGGTCATTCCGGAAGCCAAAAAAGATGCAGTAAACTACATCCCCCTTCTTAAGCTACTTACATAGTGGGCCAGATTTATACTGTTGGGCTAGAGGGTGGGGTGGACCTGGTACTGGCCCAAGGTCCTGTATGGTCCACCTTCTTTGATGAATAGGAAATTGGGAAGTGACTTGAAGATCaatttagggtgtgtttggtttgcattttcattttctgaaaactgttttcatttttaaaagattaaaattctgaaaacatatttggtttaacttcttgttttctgctttcaagaaataaaaatactgaaaatgcattttcaaaaggaaatgtatttttagatttacttaAGATTACATTCCTTGCCATCgcattttcattttactacctgatttgaattgaaaacgagattttattgtttccagtttttggtttgtttgggaaaatattttcacttaaaatgaaaacagaaatccAACTAAATACATTTCtatcatcattttctatttccagtGAAAATAAAGACAGGAAACAACCAAATCAAACACCCCCTTATTTATTAGCTGATTTTGTATTTTGGTACTTGGCAGCTAACTAGCTCGTTGGTAGTTTTGCACCACTTTAGAAGTTTTCAACGTTCATCTAGTTCTAGAAACTTCATTTATCTATGCTATAAATAGGACTCTATTTTGATTGATAGAAGGAATCACATGAAAGGATACGCACTACTTATACCAGAGTTAAGAGGTTGTGACTGAAACTAAATAGGAGTTAACTTGATATTATGGGTCTACATGTCTTATTTTATAAGTGCAATTGGCGATTGCATACCACTAACTCATTGTCCTTAATTAAGGCAAAATACAGGTTTCGTTGCCTAACATTGGCCAATATGAAATCACTTGTGTTCCCAGTGGAGAGAGTGTAAAGTTAAGCACCATGCAAAAGCAAAACATTCTTCCATTGGCTACATACAACCAAGCATTCCCTAGGTAGATAGTGTGGGTGGTTTTCTGCCGTGGGTCAGTTCAAATCGAATGCAACCAGCAGCTCTCTGAAAGTTGATAGACATTATACCATTACTCAGCCCAATGCAACCAATTTGCCCACTTCTTGGGCTACTCACAATCAAAATAGTGTGAGTAAGTCTCTAGCACCTTATTTAGTACTTTAGTTTGACCATCTGTTATAGGGTGATGTGCTAAGATCATTTGAAGAGCAGTACGCTTTAggcaaaatatttcaaatcagaACTTGTTTATAAAAGGTGGATCTGGATCTCTTACTATGAAGGTTGTCACTCCATGGAGATGAACAACCTCCTTAGCAAACAACTCAGCCACCATTTGAGCCAAAAAGGGGTGTTTCAATAAGATGAAGTGACCACACTTGGACGGCCTGCCCAAAACAACTAGGATTGCATCATACCCCTTAGATAGAGGTAGTCTTGTGATAAAATTCATCCCCACATCATCCCATTATAGCCTTTGGTATAGGTGATGTTTTGAGTAGACCTGCTGGAGAATGGAGATGCTGCTTGATACTTGTTCTGCTAGCAGATAGGGTGTTCCACTACAAATTTAGTTACTATAGCCATCATCCTTTGCCAAAATAGGTTTGCTTCCAAATGCCTATAGCTCCTATAAGCCCCTGAATGACCCCTACTGGGTTTGAATGAAATTCAGGTAGCACTTTAGCAGAACTGATGTCCATTCTTAGTTAGCTGTTATAACAATTCTACCCTTATAGAATAGGCATTCCTGATCTAAAGAATACCCTGGTTTCTCATTTGTTTTTTCCTGAAATGAAGTGATAATTTTACTCAAGTGAGGATCAACATTCATTGCTTGTTGAATATTTTCTGCAGCCAGCAAAATTGGCCCTATGAGAGCTATCAATTCCCCTTCCTCCATTTGTGATAGTGCATCTGTGGCCCAATTCTCCTGTCCAGGTCTAGGCCAATAGATTATGTCAAAATCATAACCCAGTGGCTTAGCCAGCCAGTTTTTCTGATTTTGGGTTGTTTTTCTCAGCTGTAATAGGTGTTTCAAGATTTTCTGGTAGGTTAAAACTGTAACTTTCCTGCCTCTTAGTATGGACACCAATGCTGGATGGCTTACACCAATGCCATCAATTCTTTTTCATAAATGGGCTTACTTAGATTCTACAGAATTTAAATGttgtatttgtttattgttcatttgatgatttgaatGTTGTTGCTCTATCTTTTGATTTCAAAAGTAGTTTTTGTTCCTCTGGAGTTGACAAGAGATCTGAGTAGGTAGAACTTTCCATCATCTGAAAGGCTACAttgttttttctccttttgcGTCAGACACTGTGCTCAAGAATGTTGCATTACTAGTGTTTGACCTTGATGCTTTTTGTCTCTTGTTCGACTATAATGTTCTCAAGATGACATAATCTTCAGACTCGCTGTTAAATGGTGAAATGATCATAGGATAATGAAGTCTTCCAACAGTTATTGAGCATAGTCTTAGGATGATCTTCATGATCTTTCAATCAGACAGATTGCCAATTTTTAATCCCTGTATGCTTAGAGAGAACATGTTAGCACATAATATTCTTATTCATCAATTTGCTTTGTATGTTATCCATTAAAACTATAGGGCCAGATCATCTTTTCCTCAACAAGATTCATACATATGCCGCCTCAAGGCTCCATAATGTTGGGAAGCCTTTTGCATTGggcaacattttttacaattatttccTCCTTGGCTTGCTTTCTCCATCCTCTTTCTTTGTCActcttttatctattttctttttgtagttTTCTAGGTAAAAGACCATTGTTGGAATAAGGTTTTGGtagggaagagagaaaagagagaaagatggTTGTGCATATTTGTTTACTGAATGACTATAAGTTTGATAGATGTGATAAAGTACTACAACCTAATACTCCTATAAACCTACTAATGATTACGGCAAGTACTAGTACTAGTCTAAGCCTACAAACACTAAGACTAATAATCCCAATATTCTAACCACAGTATTAATATTGGTGCAAATATATGTTAAAGTTTTAATTTCCATTAAGGCTGGTAGATGAATTTTTGCAGGTACAAACAGTGGACAGAGACACCAGGGCCTTAGAGCTCAAGCTATGAGTTCTGTCACTCTTGGAAATTCTATTGCTAGCATAGGGAATTTG belongs to Glycine soja cultivar W05 chromosome 5, ASM419377v2, whole genome shotgun sequence and includes:
- the LOC114411543 gene encoding heavy metal-associated isoprenylated plant protein 28-like; the protein is MTIVEMCVHMDCPGCETKIKKALKKLRGVDDVDIDMRMQKVTVMGWADQKKVLKTVRKTGRRAELWPYPYNPEYHALARHYGNGNYFASAKPSSSYNYYKHGYSYGEDFGYYHKPIGAAIIDEKAMSMFSDDNPHACSIM